In a single window of the Bradyrhizobium sp. ORS 285 genome:
- a CDS encoding PLP-dependent aminotransferase family protein codes for MRPSTSEPRPAGLRTTAVVEAIRQRLATRALAPGQRLPSIRAFAALMGVAPATVVEAYDRLAAQGVIRARRGSGFYVADVALPPLALTESEPRRPRAVDPFWVSRQSLDADPATLIPGCGWLPPDWMPQDALRRAVRAVARSDGGLLTDYGSARGSAALRRVLQGRLAGLGIDAFSEQILLTSSGTQAIDLICRMLLRPGDTVLVDDPCYFNFLALLRAHQARIVSVPMTSSGPDIARFEAVLAAERPRLYITNSGLHNPTGATLSLQTAHRLLNAAAAHEVIIIEDDIYGDFEPEPSPRLAALDGLARVILIGSFSKTLSASIRCGYVAARADWIEPLIDLQIATGFGGPGQFAAETLAQVLTGGSYRKHVEELRARLARARPRIAARLQRLGITPWLMPRGGYHLWCRLPEGCNAIAVAEGGLADQVVMAPGNVFSANQSADAMMRFNVAHCDDPRVFAALERAIVRSAAAQPALNATKSGQAQ; via the coding sequence TTGCGCCCTTCGACCTCAGAGCCTCGCCCGGCCGGACTCAGAACGACGGCGGTGGTCGAAGCCATCCGGCAGCGGCTCGCGACCCGCGCGCTCGCGCCTGGTCAAAGACTGCCGTCGATCCGCGCCTTCGCCGCGTTGATGGGCGTCGCTCCGGCGACCGTGGTCGAGGCCTATGACCGACTGGCGGCCCAGGGCGTCATCCGCGCCCGCCGCGGATCCGGGTTCTATGTCGCCGATGTCGCCTTGCCGCCGCTGGCGCTGACCGAGAGCGAGCCGCGCCGCCCGCGCGCGGTCGATCCGTTCTGGGTGTCGCGCCAGTCGCTCGATGCCGATCCTGCAACGCTGATACCAGGCTGCGGCTGGCTGCCGCCCGACTGGATGCCGCAGGATGCGCTGCGTCGGGCGGTCCGCGCGGTGGCGCGCAGCGACGGCGGCCTGCTGACCGACTACGGCAGCGCCCGCGGCTCGGCGGCGTTGCGGCGCGTGCTGCAGGGCCGTCTCGCCGGCCTCGGCATCGACGCGTTCAGCGAGCAGATCCTGCTGACGTCGTCGGGCACGCAGGCGATCGACCTGATCTGCCGAATGCTGCTGCGGCCCGGCGACACGGTGCTGGTCGACGATCCCTGCTACTTCAACTTCCTGGCGCTGCTGCGTGCGCATCAGGCGCGGATCGTCAGCGTGCCCATGACCTCGAGCGGCCCTGACATCGCGCGGTTCGAGGCGGTGCTCGCGGCCGAGCGGCCTCGGCTCTACATCACCAATTCCGGCCTTCACAATCCGACCGGCGCGACCTTGTCGCTGCAGACGGCGCATCGGCTGCTCAACGCCGCCGCCGCACATGAGGTGATCATCATCGAGGACGACATCTACGGCGACTTCGAGCCGGAGCCGTCGCCGCGTCTCGCCGCCCTCGACGGCCTCGCGCGCGTGATCCTGATCGGCAGCTTCTCCAAGACGCTGTCGGCGTCGATCCGCTGCGGCTATGTCGCGGCCCGCGCCGATTGGATCGAGCCGCTGATCGATCTGCAGATCGCGACCGGCTTCGGCGGTCCCGGACAATTCGCCGCAGAGACCTTGGCCCAGGTGCTGACCGGCGGCAGCTACCGCAAGCACGTCGAGGAGCTGCGCGCGCGTCTGGCGCGGGCGCGGCCGCGCATCGCCGCGCGCCTGCAGCGGCTCGGCATCACGCCCTGGCTGATGCCGCGCGGCGGCTATCATTTGTGGTGCAGGCTGCCGGAGGGATGCAATGCGATCGCAGTGGCCGAGGGCGGCCTCGCCGACCAGGTCGTGATGGCCCCGGGAAACGTCTTCAGTGCCAACCAGTCGGCCGATGCGATGATGCGCTTCAACGTCGCGCATTGCGACGACCCGCGGGTCTTCGCAGCCCTCGAGCGTGCGATCGTGCGCTCGGCTGCGGCGCAACCGGCGCTCAACGCAACGAAATCAGGACAGGCTCAGTAG
- a CDS encoding ABC transporter permease, which yields MSEVRERNAFVSSARLVSLAFPAVVFIAAMTAWELVVRINGIQPYVLPGPLLVLKTLIADWDILAQSLLTTLITTLEGFIAAALGGIALALLFNQSRWLEWALFPYAVVLQVTPVIAVAPLLLIYLPQQTAVVTCAWIVGFFPVLSNTALGLNSVDRNLAGLFQLYGASRWQTLRYLKLPAALPYILGGLRIAGGLSLIGAVVAEIAAGSAGAGSGLAYRIAESGYRLNIPRMFAALVLLSVAGIVIYGLLALVSHLVLRRWHESALGKDN from the coding sequence GTGAGCGAGGTGCGGGAGCGCAACGCGTTCGTCTCCAGCGCGCGACTGGTCAGCTTGGCGTTTCCGGCCGTGGTCTTCATCGCCGCGATGACGGCGTGGGAGCTGGTGGTGCGCATCAACGGCATCCAGCCTTACGTGCTGCCGGGCCCGCTGCTGGTGCTGAAGACGCTGATCGCCGATTGGGACATTCTGGCGCAGTCGCTGCTGACGACGCTGATCACGACGCTCGAAGGCTTCATCGCGGCCGCGCTGGGCGGCATCGCGCTGGCGCTGTTGTTCAACCAGTCGCGCTGGCTGGAATGGGCGCTGTTTCCCTATGCCGTGGTGCTGCAGGTGACGCCCGTCATCGCGGTCGCGCCGCTGCTGCTGATCTACCTGCCGCAGCAGACCGCGGTGGTGACCTGCGCCTGGATCGTCGGCTTCTTCCCGGTGCTGTCGAACACCGCGCTCGGCCTCAACTCGGTCGATCGCAATCTTGCCGGCCTGTTCCAGCTCTATGGCGCCTCGCGCTGGCAGACGCTGCGTTATCTGAAGCTGCCGGCGGCGCTGCCCTACATTCTCGGCGGCCTGCGCATCGCCGGCGGCCTGTCGCTGATCGGCGCCGTCGTCGCCGAGATCGCGGCCGGCAGCGCCGGTGCGGGATCGGGGCTTGCTTATCGCATCGCGGAATCCGGCTATCGACTCAACATACCTCGCATGTTCGCAGCACTGGTGCTGCTGTCGGTCGCCGGGATTGTCATCTATGGCTTGCTGGCGCTAGTTTCGCACCTCGTTTTGCGGCGCTGGCACGAAAGTGCTCTTGGAAAGGATAACTGA
- a CDS encoding PAS-domain containing protein — MIKPWHDLQARFTTFSVKDRISGGAAVFAVLIALLMSGALYSFHEQRQLTQLLGNANSANRQIERANALIYAVVMESRGIYMSPERNVSRRYAESLLQKCDELVKAVDEWQELVRAEDAELFAQFKRRIDQFVVFRREMARRTLAIGSTAARELGDNDENRAVRTALNEDLERLGRIYEGRSRTIAAKADQSRWVSLTLFAFGALLMVCTGIAAYLLHDTIVNPLLEIAQATGRIAGGRIKLVIPHAKRDDEIGQVARAVEAYQDAASRVSELELQGQEVEREHAEFTKEREQLEERALTGKWRLEAALKNMAQGLIMLDKTGTVLVVNEQYRNIYGVPASIAKPGATMRDILSHRVKSGVFTGDVEQYLADLMARMKARRPCITETELADDHVIRISERPMDGGGWVATHEDFTVHRRNERMLMRAEYFLAVLLENIPQAVLATDARSLRYVFVNRATEQLLGVRRAAILGRTASEVFPEPTGAQLESLDREMLAEAADPAPQARSIATPGNGMRQIVMRRLPVVIGGDEPKFLLSIIEDRTLDQRAAA, encoded by the coding sequence ATGATCAAGCCATGGCATGATCTGCAGGCGCGGTTCACCACGTTCAGTGTCAAGGATCGCATCTCCGGCGGTGCAGCCGTCTTCGCGGTGCTCATCGCGCTGCTGATGTCGGGGGCTCTGTATTCGTTTCACGAGCAGCGCCAGCTGACGCAGCTGTTGGGAAATGCCAACAGCGCCAACCGGCAGATCGAGCGCGCCAATGCACTGATCTACGCCGTCGTGATGGAGTCGCGCGGCATCTACATGTCGCCCGAGCGCAACGTTTCACGTCGCTACGCCGAATCCCTGCTGCAGAAATGCGACGAGCTGGTCAAGGCGGTGGATGAGTGGCAGGAGCTGGTCCGCGCCGAGGATGCCGAGCTGTTCGCGCAGTTCAAGCGCCGGATCGATCAGTTCGTCGTCTTCCGCCGGGAGATGGCGCGGCGCACGCTGGCGATCGGATCCACGGCGGCCCGCGAGCTCGGCGACAACGATGAGAACCGGGCAGTCCGTACCGCGCTCAACGAGGATCTCGAGCGGCTGGGGCGCATCTATGAGGGCCGGTCCCGTACCATTGCGGCGAAGGCGGATCAGAGCCGATGGGTCTCGCTGACCCTGTTCGCCTTCGGTGCGCTGCTGATGGTCTGCACCGGCATCGCCGCCTATCTGCTGCATGACACGATCGTCAATCCCCTGTTGGAGATCGCGCAAGCCACCGGCCGGATCGCCGGCGGACGGATCAAGCTCGTCATCCCGCATGCCAAACGGGACGACGAGATCGGGCAGGTGGCCAGGGCGGTCGAAGCCTATCAGGACGCCGCTTCGCGTGTGAGCGAACTCGAGCTGCAGGGCCAGGAGGTCGAGCGCGAGCATGCGGAGTTCACCAAAGAGCGCGAGCAGCTCGAGGAGCGCGCGCTGACCGGCAAGTGGCGCCTGGAAGCCGCGCTGAAGAACATGGCGCAGGGCCTGATCATGCTCGACAAGACCGGGACGGTGCTGGTCGTCAACGAGCAATATCGCAACATCTACGGCGTGCCGGCGTCCATCGCGAAGCCGGGCGCGACGATGCGCGACATTCTCAGCCACCGGGTCAAGAGCGGCGTGTTCACCGGCGACGTCGAGCAGTATCTCGCCGACCTGATGGCGCGGATGAAGGCGCGCAGGCCCTGCATCACCGAGACCGAGCTGGCCGACGACCACGTCATCCGCATCTCGGAGCGGCCGATGGATGGCGGCGGCTGGGTTGCCACCCATGAGGACTTCACCGTGCATCGTCGCAACGAGCGCATGCTGATGCGCGCCGAATACTTCCTCGCCGTGCTGCTGGAGAACATTCCCCAGGCCGTGCTCGCCACGGATGCGCGCAGCTTGCGCTACGTGTTCGTCAATCGCGCCACCGAGCAGCTGCTGGGCGTGAGGCGCGCGGCCATCCTGGGCCGCACGGCGAGCGAAGTGTTTCCGGAGCCGACGGGCGCGCAGCTCGAGAGCCTCGATCGCGAGATGCTGGCCGAGGCGGCCGATCCGGCGCCGCAGGCCCGGAGCATCGCGACGCCGGGCAACGGCATGCGTCAGATCGTCATGCGCCGGCTGCCGGTGGTGATCGGCGGTGATGAGCCGAAATTCCTGCTGAGCATTATCGAGGATCGCACGCTCGATCAGCGCGCCGCAGCGTGA
- a CDS encoding creatininase family protein, which translates to MTVPPRDWTELSWPALGTPEAASWIAVLPLAATEQHGPHLPVGTDVYIADAYLARVRALLPPALPVTVLPVQPVGISTEHIDFPGTLTLPTVTALQSWRALGDSVARAGIRKLVIVTSHGGNSAAMTLVAQDLRAAHRMLVVTTSWSRFGAPDGLFSADELRHGIHGGAVETSIMLARHPALVRTDAIADFVSSGAAMETRHHVLSTQRPAPLAWQTQDLNASGAVGDATQASAEKGERVLDHGARAFCALLEDVDNFDVNTLRAGPLPSL; encoded by the coding sequence ATGACCGTGCCGCCCCGCGATTGGACCGAACTGAGCTGGCCTGCATTGGGAACGCCGGAGGCGGCGAGCTGGATCGCAGTGCTGCCGCTTGCCGCCACCGAGCAGCATGGCCCGCATCTGCCTGTTGGCACCGACGTCTACATCGCCGACGCCTATCTCGCCCGCGTCCGCGCGCTGCTGCCGCCGGCCCTGCCGGTGACGGTCCTGCCGGTGCAGCCGGTCGGGATCTCCACCGAGCACATCGATTTTCCGGGCACGCTGACCCTGCCGACCGTGACCGCGCTGCAAAGCTGGCGCGCGCTCGGCGACAGCGTTGCACGCGCGGGCATCCGCAAGCTCGTGATCGTCACCAGCCATGGCGGCAACAGCGCCGCGATGACGCTGGTGGCGCAGGATCTGCGCGCCGCGCATCGCATGCTGGTGGTGACGACGTCGTGGTCGCGCTTCGGCGCCCCCGATGGGCTTTTCTCCGCAGACGAGCTGCGTCACGGCATCCATGGCGGCGCGGTCGAGACCTCGATCATGCTGGCGCGGCATCCCGCGCTGGTGCGCACTGACGCCATCGCCGATTTCGTCTCCTCGGGCGCGGCCATGGAAACGCGCCACCACGTGCTGTCGACGCAACGCCCCGCGCCGCTGGCGTGGCAAACGCAGGATCTCAACGCGAGCGGCGCCGTCGGCGACGCCACGCAGGCCTCGGCCGAGAAGGGCGAGCGCGTGCTCGACCACGGCGCGCGCGCCTTCTGCGCGCTGCTCGAAGATGTCGATAACTTCGACGTGAACACGCTCCGCGCAGGCCCTCTGCCAAGCCTCTGA
- a CDS encoding ABC transporter ATP-binding protein, which translates to MSSSPSAPRAADVAVRLRAVTKVYESGVAALGPIDLSIGKGEFVSLLGPSGCGKSTALRLIAGLAGPSSGTLEIAAASSATHPGHRIGFVFQEPTLMPWTSVRDNVGLPLRFAHVPAAEARPRIDAALAQVGLADFADAFPRELSGGMKMRASLARALVTRPDILLMDEPFAALDEITRFRLNNDLLALWRSLNMTVLFVTHSVFESVYLSQRVLVMTARPGRLNAEIPIETDARDDAFRASADYAAYCRRVSDALAPAYTGVHAL; encoded by the coding sequence ATGAGTTCATCCCCTTCGGCCCCGCGTGCCGCCGATGTCGCGGTGCGGCTGCGTGCCGTCACCAAGGTCTACGAGTCCGGCGTCGCCGCGCTCGGGCCGATCGATCTTTCGATCGGCAAGGGCGAGTTCGTCTCGCTGCTCGGTCCGTCCGGCTGCGGCAAGTCGACGGCGTTGCGGCTGATCGCGGGGCTCGCCGGCCCGAGCAGCGGCACGCTCGAGATCGCCGCGGCATCGTCGGCGACGCATCCGGGCCATCGCATCGGCTTCGTGTTCCAGGAGCCCACCCTGATGCCCTGGACCAGTGTGCGCGACAATGTCGGCCTGCCGCTGAGATTCGCGCATGTGCCGGCGGCGGAGGCGCGGCCGCGGATCGATGCGGCGCTGGCGCAGGTCGGGCTCGCCGATTTCGCCGACGCGTTTCCGCGCGAGCTGTCCGGCGGCATGAAGATGCGGGCGTCGCTGGCGCGGGCGCTGGTGACGCGGCCGGACATCCTGCTGATGGACGAGCCGTTCGCCGCGCTCGACGAGATCACGCGCTTTCGATTGAACAACGATCTGCTGGCGCTGTGGCGCAGCCTCAACATGACCGTGCTGTTCGTGACGCATTCGGTGTTCGAGTCCGTCTACCTGTCGCAGCGCGTGCTGGTGATGACGGCCCGGCCCGGCCGGCTGAACGCCGAGATACCGATCGAGACTGATGCGCGCGATGACGCGTTCCGCGCTTCGGCCGACTATGCAGCGTATTGCCGCCGCGTCTCGGACGCTCTGGCGCCGGCCTACACCGGAGTGCATGCGTTGTGA
- a CDS encoding AprI/Inh family metalloprotease inhibitor, translated as MIGQWELATTERSKTCVMTFKPDAASRGMKLEMEPACATALPFTKDISGWTVKGLGDIVSLQSANGEAVIDFTEVEAGIFEGLRQGEGVYILQNLAAARSLAKSMDQMIGDWAMVRGNGAVVCSLVLTNTEAGNDNFQVFVKPKCDPAVAAFAPTQWRLEHGQMMLMSARGETWRFEADDNAQWRLVPDSANPLIMLRQ; from the coding sequence ATGATCGGGCAGTGGGAGCTTGCGACCACCGAGCGCAGCAAGACCTGCGTCATGACGTTCAAGCCCGACGCGGCCTCGCGCGGAATGAAGCTCGAGATGGAGCCTGCCTGCGCCACCGCGCTGCCCTTCACCAAGGACATTAGCGGCTGGACCGTGAAGGGGCTCGGCGACATCGTCAGCCTGCAGTCGGCCAATGGCGAGGCGGTGATCGACTTCACCGAGGTCGAGGCCGGCATCTTCGAGGGGCTGCGCCAGGGCGAGGGCGTCTACATCCTGCAGAACCTGGCCGCGGCGCGCTCGCTCGCCAAGTCGATGGACCAGATGATCGGCGACTGGGCCATGGTGCGCGGCAATGGCGCCGTGGTCTGCAGCCTGGTGCTGACCAACACCGAGGCCGGCAACGACAATTTCCAGGTGTTCGTGAAGCCGAAATGCGATCCCGCCGTCGCAGCCTTCGCCCCGACGCAGTGGCGGCTCGAGCACGGCCAGATGATGCTGATGTCGGCCCGCGGCGAGACCTGGCGGTTCGAGGCCGATGACAACGCGCAATGGCGCCTCGTGCCCGACAGCGCCAATCCGCTGATCATGCTGCGGCAGTAA
- a CDS encoding PAS-domain containing protein, whose product MRELVRRFDRSLPSFSLNDKISAASAAFAVLVLLSTLGALSAIREHRLFYERLEQLASVSRNVDRTNALIYAVVMESRGIYMSLDRNVARRYADSQLVKLTQLAKVVEEWQAQVTDEDAALFAPFRKRIDQFVAFRTEMARRTISVGSSAARELGDNDENRAVRTALNEDLEKLSLLYDGRMRELGETVETRSLVMFYLGALGALIVLLIAAAALSLRWGVLMPLLDIARVTDRIAAGRIKLKIPHARRPDEIGRVAQAVATYQDGAFRLQELEQHEVEIERQYTDILREHERLEQGAISSQQRLDAAVASMAQGMIMMDSFGYVLMVNDQFRRLYNIPASIAKPGTHVRDILAHRAKIGLLKEKPSEFLAALRERMKERRPEIFEVELGDGRIIRISERPVDGGGWIATHEDFTAQRRAERKLARAEYFLVALLENIPQAVVATEAQSIRYVFVNQAAEKLFGVARGEIIGRTPRELFSEPSGSLLEEAARDQLAGRADDKPRAHSIETPGNGPRDVVVRRLPIAIGTGEPKYLLSIIEDRTQAQRAAA is encoded by the coding sequence ATGCGGGAGCTGGTGCGTAGGTTCGACAGGTCGCTGCCGTCGTTCAGCCTGAACGACAAGATTTCTGCAGCCTCGGCGGCATTCGCCGTCCTCGTGCTGCTGTCGACCCTGGGCGCGCTCTCCGCGATTCGGGAGCACCGGCTGTTCTACGAGCGGCTCGAACAGCTCGCTTCCGTCTCCCGCAATGTCGACCGCACCAATGCGCTGATCTACGCCGTCGTGATGGAGTCCCGCGGCATCTACATGTCGCTCGATCGCAACGTGGCGCGCCGCTACGCCGATTCGCAGCTCGTGAAGCTCACGCAGCTCGCCAAGGTGGTCGAGGAATGGCAGGCGCAGGTCACCGACGAGGACGCCGCGCTGTTCGCCCCGTTCCGCAAGCGGATCGACCAGTTCGTGGCGTTCCGCACCGAGATGGCGCGCCGCACGATCTCGGTCGGGTCGTCCGCGGCCCGCGAGCTCGGCGACAACGACGAAAACCGCGCCGTCCGCACCGCGCTGAATGAAGATCTCGAGAAGCTGTCGCTCCTGTACGACGGCCGCATGCGTGAGCTCGGCGAGACAGTGGAGACGCGCAGCCTGGTCATGTTCTATCTCGGTGCGCTCGGCGCGCTCATCGTGCTGCTGATTGCCGCTGCCGCGCTGTCCTTGCGCTGGGGCGTGCTGATGCCGCTGCTCGACATCGCCCGCGTCACCGACCGCATCGCCGCCGGCCGCATCAAGCTGAAGATCCCGCATGCGCGGCGTCCCGACGAGATCGGCCGCGTCGCGCAGGCCGTCGCGACCTATCAGGATGGCGCGTTCCGCCTGCAGGAGCTCGAGCAGCACGAGGTCGAGATCGAGCGGCAATACACCGACATCCTGCGCGAGCACGAGCGGCTCGAGCAGGGCGCGATCAGCAGCCAGCAGCGGCTCGACGCGGCGGTCGCCAGCATGGCGCAGGGCATGATCATGATGGACAGCTTCGGCTACGTGCTGATGGTCAATGATCAGTTCCGCAGGCTGTACAACATTCCGGCTTCGATCGCCAAACCGGGGACGCATGTGCGCGATATCCTCGCGCATCGCGCCAAGATCGGCCTGCTCAAGGAGAAGCCGTCGGAATTTCTTGCGGCGCTCCGCGAGCGCATGAAGGAGCGCCGGCCCGAGATCTTCGAGGTCGAGCTCGGGGACGGCCGCATCATCCGCATCTCGGAGCGCCCGGTGGATGGGGGCGGCTGGATCGCCACGCATGAGGACTTCACCGCCCAGCGCCGTGCCGAGCGCAAGCTCGCGCGCGCCGAATACTTCCTCGTCGCGCTGCTCGAGAACATCCCGCAGGCGGTGGTTGCGACGGAGGCGCAGTCGATACGCTACGTGTTCGTCAACCAGGCCGCAGAGAAGCTGTTCGGTGTTGCGCGTGGCGAGATCATCGGCCGTACGCCGCGCGAGCTGTTTTCCGAGCCGAGCGGCTCGCTGTTGGAGGAGGCTGCACGCGACCAGCTGGCGGGACGGGCCGATGACAAGCCGCGCGCTCACAGCATCGAGACGCCGGGCAACGGTCCGCGCGATGTCGTCGTGCGCCGGCTTCCGATCGCGATCGGAACCGGCGAGCCGAAATATCTTCTCAGCATCATCGAGGACCGCACGCAGGCGCAGCGCGCCGCCGCGTGA
- a CDS encoding 2-hydroxyacid dehydrogenase, producing the protein MAATSSEKIDVLIYGPLRPILEKGFPDSFNVHHATTQADLEALPADVRGRIRGVAVTFHTVKTDAAVMAMLPKLEMIASFGVGYDHVAAAHAGQHGIVVTNTPDVLTEEVADVALGLLIATCREFIKADRFVRSGEWSEKPYPLSVGSLRDRTVGMVGMGRIGQAIARRLEASLVPVVYHSRNPAAGVANKHYPDLLQMAKDVDTLVVIVPGGASTNKIVNAEVLKALGPRGVVVNVARGSVIDEAALVDALKSGTILAAGLDVFEKEPAVPDALKAMDNVVLLPHIGSAAIVTRNAMDQLVVDNLKVWFAGKPPLTPVPETPVKGR; encoded by the coding sequence ATGGCGGCCACTTCGTCTGAGAAGATCGATGTTCTGATCTATGGGCCGCTGCGGCCGATCCTGGAGAAGGGGTTCCCGGACAGCTTCAACGTGCACCATGCGACGACGCAGGCCGATCTCGAAGCGCTGCCGGCGGACGTGAGGGGCCGGATCCGCGGCGTCGCCGTGACCTTCCACACCGTGAAGACCGACGCCGCCGTCATGGCGATGCTGCCGAAGCTGGAGATGATCGCGAGCTTCGGCGTCGGCTATGATCACGTCGCAGCCGCGCATGCCGGCCAGCACGGTATCGTCGTCACCAATACGCCGGACGTGCTCACCGAGGAGGTGGCCGACGTTGCGCTCGGCCTGCTGATCGCGACCTGCCGCGAGTTCATCAAGGCCGACCGCTTCGTGCGCTCGGGCGAGTGGAGCGAGAAGCCGTATCCGCTCAGCGTCGGCTCGCTGCGCGACCGCACCGTCGGCATGGTCGGCATGGGCCGCATCGGCCAGGCGATCGCGCGCCGCCTCGAAGCCTCGCTGGTGCCGGTCGTCTACCACTCGCGCAATCCGGCCGCGGGTGTCGCCAACAAGCACTACCCCGACCTGCTGCAGATGGCGAAGGATGTCGACACGCTGGTCGTGATCGTGCCCGGCGGCGCCTCGACCAACAAAATCGTGAATGCCGAGGTGCTGAAGGCGCTCGGGCCGCGCGGCGTCGTCGTCAATGTCGCCCGCGGCTCGGTGATCGACGAGGCGGCGCTGGTCGACGCGCTGAAGTCCGGCACGATTCTCGCGGCCGGCCTCGACGTGTTCGAGAAGGAGCCGGCGGTGCCGGACGCGCTCAAGGCGATGGACAATGTCGTGCTGCTGCCACACATCGGCTCGGCTGCCATCGTAACCCGCAACGCGATGGATCAGCTGGTGGTCGACAACCTCAAGGTCTGGTTTGCCGGCAAGCCGCCGCTGACGCCCGTTCCGGAAACGCCGGTGAAAGGCCGCTGA
- a CDS encoding glycine zipper domain-containing protein: MTRRLGISFATRITAAALLTLATIAPLHQAAAQDVLGGALLGGAGGAILGGAIGGGRGAAIGAVIGAGTGAAIAADGERRRGGYYAYRNGCYLQRGDGSWVRAHPRYCY; this comes from the coding sequence ATGACCCGACGTCTGGGGATTTCCTTTGCCACCCGCATCACGGCCGCAGCGCTGCTGACGCTTGCGACCATCGCGCCGCTGCATCAGGCTGCCGCGCAGGACGTGCTGGGTGGTGCGCTCCTCGGCGGCGCGGGCGGAGCGATCCTGGGCGGCGCGATCGGCGGCGGTCGCGGTGCTGCGATCGGCGCCGTGATCGGTGCAGGAACGGGCGCTGCGATCGCGGCTGACGGCGAACGCCGGCGTGGCGGCTACTATGCCTATCGGAACGGCTGCTATCTGCAGCGCGGCGACGGCTCCTGGGTCCGCGCGCATCCGCGCTACTGCTACTGA
- a CDS encoding ABC transporter substrate-binding protein, with the protein MAAWLVIGGTLGTMAGTAQAQTLDKVSFGTNWVAEAEHGGFFQAVADGTYKRYGLDVTIVPGGPNENNRMLLISGKIEFFMAANTLMAFDAVANNVPVVSIAAMFQKDPQVFLTHPESKVTKLEELKPLTMFVSKEGISSYYQWLKSEYGFSEKNVRPYTFNPQPFIATPQSAMQGYVTSEPFAVERAAGFKPGVILLADNGFNTYSTLIETRRDLIESKPDLVQRFVDASIIGWYTYIYGDNSAGNALIKKMNPEMTDDLLAYSVAKMKEYGIVDSGDSLDKGIGAMTEERITSFFDKMVRAGVVKPTIDYRKSYTLRFVNKGVGVDLRPKQ; encoded by the coding sequence ATGGCGGCATGGCTGGTCATCGGGGGGACTTTGGGCACAATGGCGGGGACCGCCCAGGCCCAGACCCTGGACAAGGTCTCGTTCGGCACCAATTGGGTGGCCGAGGCCGAGCATGGCGGCTTCTTCCAGGCCGTCGCCGACGGCACCTACAAGCGCTACGGGCTGGACGTGACGATCGTGCCGGGCGGCCCGAACGAGAACAACCGGATGCTGCTGATCTCCGGCAAGATCGAGTTCTTCATGGCGGCGAATACGCTGATGGCGTTCGATGCGGTCGCCAACAACGTGCCGGTGGTGTCGATCGCGGCGATGTTCCAGAAGGACCCGCAGGTGTTCCTGACGCACCCGGAGTCCAAGGTCACCAAGCTCGAGGAGCTGAAGCCGCTGACGATGTTCGTCTCCAAGGAGGGCATCTCCAGCTACTATCAATGGCTGAAGTCGGAATATGGCTTCTCCGAGAAGAACGTCCGGCCCTACACCTTCAATCCGCAGCCGTTCATCGCCACGCCGCAGAGCGCGATGCAGGGCTATGTCACGTCCGAGCCGTTCGCGGTCGAGCGCGCAGCCGGCTTCAAGCCGGGCGTGATCCTGCTGGCCGACAACGGCTTCAACACTTATTCGACCCTGATCGAGACCCGGCGCGACCTGATCGAGAGCAAGCCGGACCTGGTGCAGCGCTTCGTCGATGCTTCGATCATCGGCTGGTACACCTACATCTACGGCGACAATTCCGCCGGCAATGCGCTGATCAAGAAGATGAACCCGGAGATGACCGATGATCTCCTGGCCTATTCGGTCGCCAAGATGAAGGAGTATGGCATCGTCGATTCCGGCGACAGCCTCGACAAGGGCATCGGCGCCATGACCGAGGAGCGCATCACCAGCTTCTTCGACAAGATGGTGCGCGCCGGCGTGGTCAAGCCGACGATCGACTATCGCAAGTCCTACACGCTGCGCTTCGTCAACAAGGGCGTCGGCGTCGATCTCAGGCCGAAGCAGTAG